A single region of the Nomascus leucogenys isolate Asia unplaced genomic scaffold, Asia_NLE_v1 Super-Scaffold_258, whole genome shotgun sequence genome encodes:
- the SLC35B1 gene encoding solute carrier family 35 member B1 isoform X1, translating to MRPLPPVGDVRLELSPPPPLLPVPVVSGSPVGSSGRLMASSSSLVPDRLRLPLCFLGVFVCYFYYGILQEKITRGKYGEGAKQETFTFALTLVFIQCVINAVFAKILIQFFDTARVDRTRSWLYAACSISYLGAMVSSNSALQFVNYPTQVLGKSCKPIPVMLLGVTLLKKKYPLAKYLCVLLIVAGVALFMYKPKKVVGIEEHTVGYGELLLLLSLTLDGLTGVSQDHMRAHYQTGSNHMMLNINLWSTLLLGMGILFTGELWEFLSFAERYPAIIYNILLFGLTSALGQSFIFMTVVYFGPLTCSIITTTRKFFTILASVILFANPISPMQWVGTVLVFLGLGLDAKFGKGAKKTSH from the exons ATGAGGCCCCTGCCGCCGGTTGGCGATGTCCGGCTGGAGCTGTCGCCtccgccgccgctgctgccggTGCCGGTTGTGAGCGGGTCTCCAGTCGGCTCCTCCGGGCGTCTCATGGCCTCTAGCAGCTCCCTGGTGCCCGACCGGCTGCGCCTGCCGCTCTGCTTCCTGGGTGTCTTTGTCTGCTATTTTTACTATGGGATCCTGCAGGAAAAGAT AACAAGAGGAAAGTATGGGGAAGGAGCCAAGCAGGAGACGTTCACCTTTGCCTTAACTTTGGTCTTCATTCAATGTGTGATCAATGCTGTGTTTGCCAAGATCT TGATCCAGTTTTTTGACACTGCCAGGGTGGATCGTACCCGGAGCTGGCTCTATGCTGCCTGTTCTATCTCCTATCTGGGTGCCATGGTCTCCAGCAACTCAGCACTACAGTTTGTCAACTACCCAACTCAG GTCCTTGGTAAATCCTGCAAGCCAATCCCAG TCATGCTCCTTGGGGTGACCCTCTTGAAGAAGAAGTACCCGTTGGCTAAGTACCTGTGTGTGCTGTTAATTGTGGCTGGAGTGGCCCTTTTCATGTACAAACCCAAGAAAGTTGTTGGGATAGAAGAACACACAGTTGGCTATGGAGAGCTACTCTTG CTATTATCGCTGACCCTGGATGGACTGACTGGTGTTTCCCAGGACCACATGCGGGCTCATTACCAAACAGGCTCCAACCACATGATGCTGAACATCAACCTTTGGTCGACATTGCTGCTGGGAATGG GAATCCTGTTCACTGGGGAGCTCTGGGAGTTCCTGAGCTTTGCTGAAAGATACCCTGCCATCATCTATAACATCCTGCTCTTTGGACTGACCAGTGCCCTGGGTCAG AGCTTCATCTTTATGACGGTTGTGTATTTTGGTCCCCTGACCTGCTCCATCATCACTACAACTCGAAAGTTCTTCACAATTTTGGCCTCTGTGATCCTCTTCGCCAATCCCATCAGCCCCATGCAGTGGGTGGGCACTGTGCTTGTGTTCCTGG gTCTTGGTCTTGATGCCAAGTTTGGGAAAGGAGCTAAGAAGACATCCCACTAG
- the SLC35B1 gene encoding solute carrier family 35 member B1 isoform X2 encodes MCDQCCVCQDLVDRTRSWLYAACSISYLGAMVSSNSALQFVNYPTQVLGKSCKPIPVMLLGVTLLKKKYPLAKYLCVLLIVAGVALFMYKPKKVVGIEEHTVGYGELLLLLSLTLDGLTGVSQDHMRAHYQTGSNHMMLNINLWSTLLLGMGILFTGELWEFLSFAERYPAIIYNILLFGLTSALGQSFIFMTVVYFGPLTCSIITTTRKFFTILASVILFANPISPMQWVGTVLVFLGLGLDAKFGKGAKKTSH; translated from the exons ATGTGTGATCAATGCTGTGTTTGCCAAGATCT GGTGGATCGTACCCGGAGCTGGCTCTATGCTGCCTGTTCTATCTCCTATCTGGGTGCCATGGTCTCCAGCAACTCAGCACTACAGTTTGTCAACTACCCAACTCAG GTCCTTGGTAAATCCTGCAAGCCAATCCCAG TCATGCTCCTTGGGGTGACCCTCTTGAAGAAGAAGTACCCGTTGGCTAAGTACCTGTGTGTGCTGTTAATTGTGGCTGGAGTGGCCCTTTTCATGTACAAACCCAAGAAAGTTGTTGGGATAGAAGAACACACAGTTGGCTATGGAGAGCTACTCTTG CTATTATCGCTGACCCTGGATGGACTGACTGGTGTTTCCCAGGACCACATGCGGGCTCATTACCAAACAGGCTCCAACCACATGATGCTGAACATCAACCTTTGGTCGACATTGCTGCTGGGAATGG GAATCCTGTTCACTGGGGAGCTCTGGGAGTTCCTGAGCTTTGCTGAAAGATACCCTGCCATCATCTATAACATCCTGCTCTTTGGACTGACCAGTGCCCTGGGTCAG AGCTTCATCTTTATGACGGTTGTGTATTTTGGTCCCCTGACCTGCTCCATCATCACTACAACTCGAAAGTTCTTCACAATTTTGGCCTCTGTGATCCTCTTCGCCAATCCCATCAGCCCCATGCAGTGGGTGGGCACTGTGCTTGTGTTCCTGG gTCTTGGTCTTGATGCCAAGTTTGGGAAAGGAGCTAAGAAGACATCCCACTAG